From Micromonospora sp. NBC_01699, a single genomic window includes:
- a CDS encoding winged helix-turn-helix domain-containing protein, translating to MPAKPKWAQIVDSIRAQIESGELAPGDKLPSTSQLCAQHGVSAIVVRQAINALKIEGLVEGVGGVGVFVAER from the coding sequence ATGCCCGCCAAGCCCAAATGGGCGCAGATCGTCGACAGCATCCGCGCCCAGATCGAGTCCGGAGAGCTTGCTCCCGGCGACAAGTTGCCGTCCACGTCACAACTCTGCGCGCAGCACGGTGTGTCCGCGATCGTTGTCCGACAGGCCATAAACGCGCTCAAGATTGAGGGCTTGGTGGAGGGCGTCGGAGGTGTTGGCGTCTTCGTCGCCGAGCGGTGA
- a CDS encoding amidase, with protein MTNVQPQDRTVDRRAFLARTAALAAAATVGSTIALPAIAVAAPDAGITSGGNPVKWNPALDVPSAYTKPRPEAVADPTELTISEAAWLIRAGKLTPERLVEAYLARIEAYEGTYKAFNVVLADAAVKAARAAARRPHRGALHGIPLAIKDNYWTEGVPTTANSYLFQDFVPPYDATAVAKLKVNGGIVMGKTQMGPLATTRATTPSGVVTTVNAWTPTNPGTDPGGSSTGTATSVAGRLVSSGIGTQTGGSITAPSNAQNLTGLKPTMGRVSLNGIIPLSYTRDHPGPLARDAKDAAIMLTAMAGEDPADPRSQGLPELPNLLGAATPLYDGGTLKLRWPTRIGVLPGYGSGTSATALAQQAYLATLGAIPGATLVDVTLPEDWDLLTGNNFNNVRLPERSEPFMPYLRTDLRGFGVSVTSWLQGAMMGGNEFITGQRAKLVLMERVLDQLFETCDVVVQTGPVPFDILGLPEIAFPIGFSAAGVPIGAILGGLPYGEDRLLSLVAAYQAVTDWHWRRPPNPPAGAAAARTAAATHRLTADEVAVLTQ; from the coding sequence ATGACAAACGTCCAACCCCAGGACCGTACGGTCGACCGCCGCGCCTTCCTCGCCCGTACCGCCGCCCTGGCCGCGGCCGCCACCGTCGGCAGCACGATCGCGCTCCCGGCGATCGCGGTCGCCGCCCCGGACGCCGGCATCACCTCGGGTGGGAACCCGGTCAAATGGAACCCGGCGCTGGACGTGCCGAGCGCCTACACCAAGCCCCGGCCGGAGGCGGTGGCCGATCCGACCGAGCTGACCATCTCCGAGGCGGCGTGGCTGATCCGGGCCGGCAAGCTCACCCCGGAGCGGCTCGTCGAGGCGTACCTGGCCCGGATCGAGGCGTACGAGGGCACGTACAAGGCATTCAACGTGGTCCTCGCGGACGCGGCCGTCAAGGCGGCGCGGGCCGCGGCCCGCAGGCCGCACCGGGGTGCGCTGCACGGCATCCCGCTGGCGATCAAGGACAACTACTGGACCGAGGGGGTGCCGACGACGGCGAACTCCTACCTGTTCCAGGACTTCGTGCCGCCGTACGACGCGACGGCGGTCGCCAAACTGAAGGTCAACGGCGGAATCGTCATGGGCAAGACCCAGATGGGTCCGCTGGCCACCACCCGGGCGACCACCCCGTCCGGTGTGGTCACCACGGTCAACGCCTGGACGCCGACGAATCCGGGCACCGACCCCGGTGGCTCGTCCACCGGCACCGCGACCTCGGTCGCCGGCCGGCTGGTGTCGTCCGGCATCGGCACCCAGACCGGCGGTTCGATCACCGCCCCGTCGAACGCGCAGAACCTGACCGGGCTCAAGCCGACCATGGGCCGGGTGTCGCTCAACGGCATTATCCCGCTCAGCTACACCCGCGACCATCCCGGCCCGCTGGCCCGCGACGCCAAGGACGCCGCGATCATGCTGACCGCGATGGCCGGCGAGGACCCGGCCGACCCGCGCAGCCAGGGCCTGCCCGAACTGCCGAACCTGCTGGGCGCCGCCACCCCGCTCTACGACGGCGGCACGCTGAAGCTGCGCTGGCCGACCCGGATCGGCGTACTGCCCGGCTACGGCAGCGGCACCTCGGCGACCGCGTTGGCCCAGCAGGCGTACCTGGCCACGCTCGGTGCGATCCCCGGCGCGACGCTGGTGGACGTCACCCTGCCCGAAGACTGGGACCTGCTCACCGGCAACAACTTCAACAACGTACGGCTGCCGGAGCGCAGCGAGCCGTTCATGCCGTACCTGCGGACCGACCTGCGCGGGTTCGGGGTGTCGGTGACAAGCTGGTTGCAGGGCGCAATGATGGGCGGCAACGAGTTCATCACCGGCCAGCGGGCCAAGCTGGTGTTGATGGAACGGGTGCTCGACCAGCTCTTCGAGACCTGCGACGTGGTGGTGCAGACCGGACCGGTGCCGTTCGACATCCTCGGGTTGCCGGAGATCGCCTTCCCGATCGGGTTCAGCGCCGCCGGGGTGCCGATCGGCGCGATCCTCGGCGGACTCCCGTACGGGGAGGACCGGTTGCTGTCGCTGGTGGCCGCGTACCAGGCGGTCACCGACTGGCACTGGCGCCGGCCGCCGAACCCGCCGGCCGGTGCCGCCGCGGCGCGGACCGCCGCGGCCACCCACCGCCTGACCGCCGACGAGGTCGCCGTCCTGACCCAGTAA
- a CDS encoding ArsR/SmtB family transcription factor: MVQYPAGEPGSADPVPLDLVQRRLHALDHPVRMRLFRTLARGPHTTRELADAWRLTDPEVSRHLAVLRKAGLVSTHRANRYVQYRLDLSATARLGVDLIEAILR; encoded by the coding sequence GTGGTGCAGTATCCGGCCGGCGAGCCCGGTTCGGCCGACCCGGTGCCGCTCGATCTTGTCCAGCGGCGGCTGCACGCACTCGACCACCCGGTACGGATGCGGCTGTTCCGTACGCTGGCCCGTGGCCCGCACACCACCCGTGAGCTGGCCGATGCCTGGCGGTTGACCGATCCCGAGGTCTCCCGGCACCTGGCGGTGCTGAGAAAGGCCGGCCTGGTCAGCACCCATCGTGCCAACCGGTACGTGCAGTATCGCCTCGACCTTTCCGCCACCGCCCGGCTCGGCGTCGACCTGATCGAGGCCATCCTGCGCTGA
- a CDS encoding lytic polysaccharide monooxygenase auxiliary activity family 9 protein, with the protein MTLSTRPLITRVLAVAALAMLLFTTAWVQSASAHGSTISPPSRNYGCWQRWGGNFQAPEMATQDPMCWQAWQNDPNGMWNWNGLYREGVAGNHQAAIPDGQLCSGGRTGGPRYAAMDTPGAWRAASVNNNFTLTVHDQALHGADYYRVYVSRQGYNPLTQPLRWADLEQVASTGVIPPGQGTRTDDPALNGVSNSINVSAPGRTGRHVVFTIWQASHMDQSYYWCSDVTFPGGTGPTPTATPTRTPTPTPTRTATPTPTPPRTTAPATTPPATTPGTPRGCTATYTVTGQWSGGFQADVRVTAGSAAISGWTVTWTWPNGQSVGSSWGATVTSAGTGVSATNVAYNGSLGVGASTTFGLLGSWTGSNGSPTPTCVAT; encoded by the coding sequence ATGACCCTGTCCACCCGACCACTGATCACCCGAGTGCTGGCCGTCGCCGCGCTCGCCATGCTGCTGTTCACCACCGCGTGGGTGCAGAGCGCCTCCGCGCACGGCTCGACGATCAGCCCACCATCGCGCAACTACGGCTGCTGGCAGCGCTGGGGCGGCAACTTCCAGGCGCCCGAGATGGCCACCCAGGACCCGATGTGCTGGCAGGCCTGGCAGAACGACCCCAACGGCATGTGGAACTGGAACGGCCTCTACCGCGAGGGCGTGGCCGGCAACCACCAGGCAGCCATCCCCGACGGACAGCTGTGCAGCGGCGGGCGTACCGGCGGGCCCCGCTACGCCGCGATGGACACCCCCGGCGCGTGGCGGGCGGCGTCGGTGAACAACAACTTCACCCTGACCGTGCACGACCAGGCCCTGCACGGCGCCGACTACTACCGGGTGTACGTCTCCCGGCAGGGTTACAACCCGCTCACCCAACCGCTGCGCTGGGCCGATCTCGAACAGGTCGCCTCGACCGGGGTGATCCCGCCCGGCCAGGGCACCCGGACCGACGACCCGGCGCTCAACGGCGTCTCCAACTCGATCAACGTGTCCGCGCCGGGGCGTACCGGGCGGCACGTGGTGTTCACCATCTGGCAGGCCAGCCACATGGACCAGTCGTACTACTGGTGCAGTGACGTGACCTTCCCCGGCGGGACCGGTCCGACCCCGACGGCCACCCCCACCCGTACGCCGACCCCGACGCCGACCCGGACGGCCACGCCGACCCCGACCCCGCCGCGCACCACGGCGCCGGCCACCACACCGCCGGCCACCACACCGGGTACGCCGCGCGGCTGCACCGCCACCTACACGGTCACCGGCCAGTGGTCCGGCGGCTTCCAGGCCGACGTACGGGTCACCGCCGGCAGCGCCGCGATCAGCGGCTGGACGGTGACCTGGACCTGGCCCAACGGGCAGTCGGTCGGGTCGAGCTGGGGCGCCACCGTCACCTCGGCCGGCACCGGGGTGAGCGCCACGAACGTCGCGTACAACGGCAGCCTCGGCGTCGGTGCGAGCACCACCTTCGGGCTCCTCGGCTCGTGGACCGGCAGCAACGGCTCACCGACCCCGACCTGCGTCGCCACCTGA
- a CDS encoding ABC transporter substrate-binding protein, with amino-acid sequence MPHAVTPPPADKIPRQRSPREGVEKFFETFNRIRSRPTWRQGDRPSPVLFISGPDDAIAEARKAIRRQCQGTPYADVPVRGQWPAGVAYKTLAAQLRAVSRQLAAEAPRGEARLRFPLLNQVLWLLDVSNPEDENAYKHEVRERKRQLSPNPGEGWSDFWGNVRAYAESILPPWLTLAAAVGLATGTELGTGAALLAVVSGVAAGALHLLWRSRAWAGQWVYRWFRRQPYGWGQPAETRRRGFMEFARSVMELRSLAESPSDGHPDDGGGSTERTGSQDSASPEEAIECLLVNAFLEDLRQGYERRIWKLWRRVTWARLTYPVLLTDGGDSRLVRLIERVREECGISDPLVVVAMARDDVLPRVPDRSRSSSAAPVRPERFGEAWDYSRRGFNRDRAIGSQRTLLVEIENEDGHFFENYLLPPPSPRRRPLLASKAIPAILIVALLIVPLGFIAVSAIRNCAPDIKRMKNGECIGITDGDYSFHDRLDTVTNEINENNAEIDESGQRSVTILYVGALSVPDSAAAGAHDLLADIHGELAGITLTQKRLIEDSKDGTRLLMRLLVVNAGAEHRFAKEAAAAILDRVQVDPSIVGVVGFNESRQEVHESIGILSQRALPMIGTAATYDDLGKFGDDYAPSFFPLAPPNSELAKRAVGWARQGFPEHGVRAATSPTVFADSTVSDLYGKHLGEQFVKLFGGPVRQVRYSGAASLEPEISRICVEATGPDLIFYAGRSSQFGTFVDLLSKSQCHGATILAGDAVTEYVDDNAVHLAQNKRIRLLYMPLASPASWETVPEMHHTDFGGRFEQLLQRLGLAGLDINRQPSATYAALAADATEALMRAAQAADRMQNVATQSSSFNDLDRGAVLFALERLPGFDGASGYVKLHGGADSHHALDRPILLATVEAGSGKQKIVAQCGRLYERQVVGAGC; translated from the coding sequence GTGCCGCACGCGGTTACGCCGCCGCCCGCCGACAAGATCCCCCGACAGCGATCTCCTCGTGAAGGGGTGGAAAAATTCTTCGAGACGTTCAATCGGATACGTTCGCGGCCCACCTGGCGCCAAGGTGATCGTCCAAGTCCCGTCTTGTTTATCTCCGGCCCTGACGATGCCATTGCCGAGGCAAGGAAAGCCATCAGGCGTCAATGCCAGGGCACGCCCTACGCGGACGTGCCCGTGCGTGGACAATGGCCTGCGGGCGTTGCCTACAAAACCCTAGCGGCACAGCTCCGCGCTGTCTCCCGTCAATTGGCAGCGGAAGCGCCACGAGGCGAGGCCCGGCTGCGGTTTCCGCTGCTGAATCAAGTGCTCTGGTTACTCGATGTGTCGAATCCGGAAGACGAGAACGCGTACAAGCATGAGGTGCGGGAGCGTAAGCGGCAACTTTCCCCGAATCCCGGCGAGGGATGGTCGGACTTTTGGGGCAATGTGCGCGCGTACGCCGAATCGATTCTGCCGCCCTGGCTGACTCTCGCTGCGGCGGTCGGGCTTGCCACGGGCACCGAATTGGGCACCGGGGCTGCTCTGTTGGCCGTGGTGTCCGGCGTCGCCGCAGGGGCCCTTCACCTCCTCTGGCGGTCCCGCGCCTGGGCCGGTCAGTGGGTGTACCGCTGGTTTCGGCGCCAACCCTACGGGTGGGGGCAGCCGGCCGAAACCCGGCGGCGCGGCTTCATGGAGTTTGCCCGGTCCGTGATGGAACTACGGTCGCTGGCCGAGTCTCCTTCCGACGGGCACCCTGACGACGGCGGAGGGTCGACCGAAAGGACCGGGAGCCAGGATTCGGCATCGCCCGAGGAGGCGATCGAGTGTCTTCTCGTAAACGCGTTCCTCGAAGACCTCCGCCAGGGGTACGAGCGACGGATCTGGAAACTATGGCGACGGGTCACCTGGGCGCGTCTCACCTATCCCGTACTTCTCACCGACGGTGGGGACAGCAGGCTCGTTCGCCTCATCGAACGGGTCCGGGAGGAGTGCGGTATCTCCGATCCGCTGGTCGTCGTCGCGATGGCTCGGGACGATGTTCTCCCAAGGGTGCCGGACCGGTCGCGGTCGTCCTCAGCGGCACCTGTTCGCCCGGAGAGGTTCGGCGAGGCGTGGGATTACTCGCGGCGTGGTTTCAACAGGGACCGTGCAATTGGTTCACAGCGGACCCTCCTGGTGGAAATCGAGAACGAGGACGGTCATTTCTTCGAAAACTATCTGCTGCCACCGCCGTCACCGCGCCGCCGGCCGCTTCTCGCGAGTAAGGCCATTCCGGCGATACTGATCGTCGCATTGCTGATTGTCCCGCTGGGCTTCATCGCGGTTTCGGCGATTCGAAACTGCGCGCCAGACATCAAACGGATGAAAAATGGCGAGTGCATCGGGATCACCGATGGTGATTACTCGTTCCATGACCGACTCGACACGGTGACCAACGAGATCAATGAGAATAACGCCGAAATTGACGAGTCGGGACAGCGCAGTGTCACGATCCTGTACGTGGGCGCGCTCAGCGTGCCGGACAGCGCGGCTGCGGGTGCGCATGACCTGCTCGCCGACATACACGGAGAACTGGCCGGTATCACGCTCACGCAGAAGCGCCTCATCGAGGACAGCAAAGACGGTACCCGGTTGCTGATGCGGTTGCTGGTGGTGAACGCGGGCGCGGAGCATCGGTTCGCCAAGGAGGCTGCTGCCGCCATTCTGGACCGCGTGCAGGTCGACCCGTCGATCGTCGGGGTGGTCGGCTTCAACGAGAGCAGACAGGAGGTGCACGAGTCGATCGGGATCCTCAGTCAACGGGCACTGCCGATGATCGGCACCGCCGCGACCTACGACGATCTCGGGAAATTCGGCGACGATTACGCGCCGTCTTTCTTCCCGCTTGCTCCACCAAACAGCGAACTGGCGAAACGGGCCGTCGGATGGGCCCGACAAGGTTTCCCGGAGCATGGCGTACGAGCCGCCACCTCCCCGACGGTGTTCGCCGACAGTACCGTGTCCGACCTGTACGGGAAGCACCTCGGCGAACAGTTCGTCAAGCTCTTCGGCGGTCCGGTCAGGCAGGTTCGCTATTCGGGGGCCGCAAGTCTGGAGCCGGAGATCTCCAGGATCTGCGTCGAAGCCACGGGGCCAGACCTTATTTTCTACGCCGGCCGGTCGAGTCAGTTCGGCACCTTCGTGGATCTGCTGTCCAAATCGCAGTGCCACGGCGCCACCATCCTGGCCGGTGATGCTGTCACGGAATACGTTGACGACAACGCCGTCCACCTTGCGCAGAACAAACGGATTCGACTCCTCTACATGCCACTTGCCTCGCCGGCCAGCTGGGAAACCGTACCAGAAATGCATCACACAGATTTCGGCGGCCGATTCGAACAGTTGCTCCAACGACTCGGACTGGCTGGCCTCGATATCAACAGGCAGCCGTCCGCGACCTACGCCGCTCTCGCGGCCGATGCGACGGAAGCCTTGATGAGAGCGGCGCAGGCAGCCGACAGGATGCAAAACGTTGCCACCCAGTCATCGTCGTTCAATGACCTGGACCGAGGGGCCGTCCTGTTTGCCCTGGAACGGTTACCGGGCTTCGACGGGGCGAGTGGGTACGTCAAGCTCCACGGGGGTGCAGACAGCCATCACGCCCTGGACCGTCCGATTCTCCTCGCCACCGTGGAGGCTGGATCGGGGAAGCAGAAGATCGTCGCTCAGTGCGGTCGACTTTACGAGCGACAGGTCGTGGGCGCGGGGTGCTGA
- a CDS encoding ArsR/SmtB family transcription factor, producing MHGPATPSLFGGWRDRVRRTSSALTHPAVVPPDDMIGELFPVSGPADTFEEGLEALLRARAEGSCPELVEAARVAAVGGGGAVRRPRARGGWSVSGRVDRRDLVRFLCKYHQAAVAPYWPQIQSRLRAEHATYAGTLAAYGVEAMFAGLPSGFNWRSPILEIGRGTPVNDLVLDGRGLLLVPSAFYPNTPGIVTGTDDRAPVVLFVPVVRTVADATAMLTAPGAGAMSKALAALLGRTRASALEAVARGACTTGQLAERLAASLASASEHATVLRRAGLISTIRQGKAVLHVLTPLGADLLNGTPRPRH from the coding sequence TTGCACGGACCTGCAACGCCGAGTTTGTTCGGCGGTTGGCGCGACCGGGTCCGTCGTACGTCGAGCGCGCTGACCCATCCGGCCGTGGTTCCGCCCGATGACATGATCGGGGAACTGTTCCCGGTCAGCGGTCCGGCCGACACCTTCGAGGAAGGGTTGGAAGCCCTGCTGAGGGCACGCGCCGAGGGGTCCTGTCCGGAGTTGGTCGAGGCGGCGCGGGTCGCGGCGGTTGGCGGCGGTGGTGCGGTTCGCCGGCCGAGAGCGCGGGGTGGCTGGTCGGTGTCGGGCCGGGTGGACCGACGTGATCTCGTGCGCTTTCTCTGCAAATACCATCAGGCGGCGGTCGCACCGTACTGGCCACAGATCCAGTCACGATTGCGGGCCGAGCACGCGACCTATGCCGGCACCCTGGCCGCGTACGGAGTGGAGGCGATGTTCGCCGGGCTGCCGTCGGGATTCAATTGGCGCTCACCAATATTGGAGATTGGTCGGGGAACGCCTGTCAATGATCTCGTACTCGACGGACGTGGTCTGCTGCTGGTGCCGTCGGCGTTCTACCCGAACACACCCGGCATCGTCACTGGCACCGACGACCGGGCACCGGTGGTCCTGTTCGTGCCGGTCGTGCGTACGGTCGCGGACGCGACGGCCATGCTGACCGCACCGGGCGCCGGTGCGATGTCGAAGGCGCTGGCGGCGTTGCTCGGCCGGACCCGGGCCAGCGCCCTCGAAGCGGTCGCCCGTGGTGCCTGCACCACCGGTCAGCTCGCCGAGCGGCTCGCCGCCTCGCTGGCCAGCGCCAGCGAGCACGCGACGGTACTGCGCCGGGCCGGCCTGATCAGCACGATCCGGCAGGGCAAGGCGGTGCTGCACGTACTCACACCCCTGGGCGCCGACCTGCTCAACGGCACTCCGCGCCCACGCCACTGA
- a CDS encoding FtsK/SpoIIIE domain-containing protein, with translation MGRLAVTYGRAVAAHRQARSHLDAARRALAGVTAPPPPAETADMVQRLRRVGESLSAVSAGPEFPGRPVPIRIGAAATSDGGFPVVVPLVGGAHLAIDADARDPRTGAALRSVVIRLLMAAPAGSVRVVAIDNAALGATFLPLRPLVDAGVLGPPATGDEEIQALLTAAEQHARAGHSDPSNRDQLLLVVAASMPEGRAELTRLAALTHAGPAAGVCVLAAGYPPRSTGLEPPPFGNTTRVTRDSDYAWVGDPPWWPYSEDGTGLVVPVLLDGDPPAGTVNAVAERHGDATRRDASLEFADLLPARNWAESAGAGLRTVIGRNGRDPVTLAFDDATPHWLVGGRTGSGKTVFLLDVLYGLAARYSPDELALYLLDFKEGVSFTEFVPTGHDGSWIPHARAVGIESDREYGVAVLRELRRELNRRANALKRHGVTKLADLPRDGKPVPRVVAVVDEFHVLFAGNDALAREAVALLEELARKGRSYGIHLVLASQSMSGIEALYGKVDSIFGQFPLRVALPGGSGVLDALNDAAGPLPLGSAIINPAAGLASANTVVRFPDAHASAARVAALRHELWQARAQGSFPPAVFKGYDSAHVEDDPTHRGLTPGGRRPMALVGRVVDVNLTSAMFMLDATPGRHLAVVGTTPVGADVLQAATLSLARQAQPGTARFLLAPLVAAADEVADATADTLAGAGHPVTRLDAMALREEIRKLAEPVAQPTERTYLVVFGMDGASGVLSAKDQNYRSGLDDLQQVLRHGPAYGVHLLGWWRGLRRLADDIGGAHNKDDIACLVALNVPGGELGMYLGMHDLAYTPRPNRALLVDRHDQRSRLIVPFVRPGYELDEGH, from the coding sequence GTGGGCAGGCTCGCGGTCACGTACGGGCGGGCGGTCGCGGCACACCGGCAGGCACGCTCGCATCTGGACGCCGCCCGTCGGGCGCTCGCCGGGGTCACCGCCCCGCCGCCACCGGCCGAGACCGCCGACATGGTGCAGCGGCTGCGCCGGGTCGGCGAGTCGCTCAGCGCGGTGTCGGCGGGACCGGAGTTCCCCGGCCGACCGGTGCCGATCCGGATCGGTGCGGCGGCCACTTCGGACGGCGGCTTCCCGGTGGTCGTACCGCTGGTCGGCGGGGCGCACCTGGCGATCGACGCCGACGCCCGCGATCCCCGTACCGGGGCGGCGCTGCGCTCGGTGGTGATCCGGCTGCTGATGGCCGCCCCGGCCGGCTCGGTACGGGTGGTGGCGATCGACAACGCCGCGCTCGGCGCCACCTTCCTGCCGCTGCGACCGCTGGTGGACGCCGGTGTGCTGGGCCCGCCCGCGACCGGCGACGAGGAGATCCAGGCCCTGTTGACGGCAGCGGAGCAACATGCCCGCGCCGGCCACTCCGACCCGAGTAACCGCGACCAACTGCTGCTGGTGGTGGCGGCGTCCATGCCGGAGGGTCGGGCCGAGCTGACCCGGCTGGCCGCGCTGACCCACGCCGGCCCGGCCGCCGGGGTGTGCGTGCTCGCGGCCGGTTATCCGCCCCGGTCGACCGGGCTGGAGCCGCCGCCGTTCGGCAACACCACCCGGGTGACCCGGGACAGTGACTATGCGTGGGTCGGGGACCCGCCGTGGTGGCCGTACAGCGAGGACGGGACCGGACTGGTGGTGCCGGTGCTGCTCGACGGGGACCCGCCCGCCGGCACGGTCAACGCGGTCGCCGAGCGGCACGGGGACGCCACCCGGCGGGATGCCAGCCTGGAGTTCGCCGACCTGCTGCCGGCCCGCAACTGGGCCGAATCGGCCGGCGCCGGCCTGCGTACGGTCATCGGCCGTAACGGCCGGGACCCGGTGACCCTGGCGTTCGACGACGCCACCCCGCACTGGCTCGTCGGCGGCCGGACCGGCTCCGGCAAGACCGTGTTCCTGCTCGACGTCCTCTACGGACTCGCCGCCCGCTACTCGCCCGACGAACTGGCCCTCTACCTGCTCGACTTCAAGGAGGGCGTCAGCTTCACCGAGTTCGTGCCGACCGGGCACGACGGCTCCTGGATCCCGCACGCCCGCGCCGTCGGCATCGAGTCCGACCGGGAGTACGGCGTGGCGGTCCTGCGGGAGCTGCGCCGCGAGCTGAACCGGCGGGCGAATGCGCTCAAGCGCCACGGCGTCACCAAGCTCGCCGACCTGCCCCGCGACGGCAAGCCCGTACCCCGGGTGGTGGCCGTGGTCGACGAGTTCCACGTGCTGTTCGCCGGCAACGACGCGCTCGCCCGCGAGGCGGTCGCGCTACTGGAGGAACTGGCCCGCAAGGGCCGCTCGTACGGCATCCACCTGGTCCTGGCCAGCCAGAGCATGTCCGGGATCGAGGCGCTCTACGGAAAGGTCGACTCGATCTTCGGCCAGTTCCCGCTCCGGGTGGCCCTGCCGGGTGGCTCCGGCGTACTCGATGCCCTGAACGACGCCGCGGGACCGCTGCCGCTCGGTTCCGCGATCATCAACCCCGCCGCCGGCCTGGCCTCGGCGAACACCGTGGTCCGCTTCCCGGACGCGCACGCCAGCGCCGCGCGGGTCGCGGCGTTGCGGCACGAGCTGTGGCAGGCGCGGGCGCAGGGCTCGTTCCCACCCGCGGTCTTCAAGGGGTACGACTCCGCGCACGTCGAGGACGACCCGACCCATCGTGGCCTGACACCCGGTGGACGGCGGCCGATGGCCCTGGTCGGCCGGGTGGTCGACGTGAACCTGACCTCGGCGATGTTCATGCTCGACGCCACCCCCGGCCGGCACCTGGCGGTGGTCGGCACCACCCCGGTCGGGGCCGACGTGTTGCAGGCGGCCACCCTGAGCCTGGCCCGCCAGGCCCAGCCGGGCACGGCCCGGTTCCTGCTCGCGCCCCTGGTCGCCGCCGCCGACGAGGTGGCCGACGCGACCGCCGACACACTCGCCGGGGCCGGGCATCCGGTGACCCGGCTGGACGCGATGGCGTTGCGCGAGGAGATCCGCAAACTGGCCGAGCCGGTCGCCCAGCCGACCGAGCGGACCTACCTGGTGGTCTTCGGGATGGACGGGGCCAGCGGGGTGCTCTCCGCCAAGGACCAGAACTACCGCTCCGGCCTGGACGACCTCCAGCAGGTCCTGCGCCACGGCCCCGCGTACGGGGTGCACCTGCTCGGCTGGTGGCGGGGGTTGCGCCGGCTCGCCGACGACATCGGCGGGGCGCACAACAAGGACGACATCGCCTGCCTGGTGGCGCTGAACGTGCCCGGTGGGGAACTCGGCATGTACCTCGGCATGCACGACCTGGCGTACACGCCCCGACCGAACCGGGCCCTGCTGGTCGACCGGCACGACCAGCGCAGCAGACTGATCGTGCCGTTCGTTCGACCCGGCTACGAGCTGGACGAGGGACACTGA
- a CDS encoding O-acetyl-ADP-ribose deacetylase — translation MVRVEVVWGDVTAEDVDAVVTAANESLLGGGGVDGAIHRAAGARLAEAGAAVAPCDPGDAKATPAFDLDPPVRHVIHTVGPVWEGGGHGEADLLASCYRRCLEVADELGVRRIAFPAIATGVYGFPPERAARIAVDTIRATPSRVELIRLVAFDEPTRDLLRAALDGSR, via the coding sequence ATGGTGAGGGTTGAGGTTGTGTGGGGGGATGTCACTGCGGAGGATGTGGATGCGGTGGTGACGGCGGCGAATGAGTCGTTGCTCGGTGGGGGTGGGGTGGACGGGGCGATTCATCGGGCGGCGGGGGCTCGGTTGGCTGAGGCGGGGGCGGCGGTTGCGCCGTGTGATCCGGGTGATGCGAAGGCGACGCCGGCGTTCGACCTCGATCCGCCGGTTCGGCACGTGATCCATACCGTGGGGCCGGTCTGGGAGGGCGGCGGACACGGCGAGGCCGATCTTCTCGCCTCCTGTTACCGGCGCTGTCTTGAGGTGGCGGACGAACTCGGCGTACGCCGGATCGCCTTCCCGGCCATCGCGACCGGGGTCTACGGATTCCCGCCCGAGCGGGCGGCCCGGATAGCGGTCGACACCATCCGGGCCACGCCGTCGCGGGTCGAGCTGATCCGGCTGGTCGCCTTCGACGAGCCGACCCGCGACCTGCTGCGCGCCGCGCTCGACGGATCTCGGTAG